The Triplophysa rosa linkage group LG15, Trosa_1v2, whole genome shotgun sequence genome has a segment encoding these proteins:
- the LOC130565991 gene encoding cytochrome c oxidase assembly factor 7: protein MAGLINFEDEKEVKQFLDNLGVEYSYQCYREKDPEGCQRLADYLEGVKKNYESTAQVLKHNCEVNAHGESCYKLGSYHVTGKGDVAECLKTAYSCFMKACNTNGKKSVDACHNVALLAHDGRAMEGGTDALTARRYYEKACDGGFAPSCFNLSALLIEGSQGVDKNMSLALKYALQSCELGHVWGCSNASRMYKLGDGTEKDDQKAEELKNRAKELHGQQKERQLKFGE from the exons ATGGCCGGTTTAATTAATTTTGAGGACGAAAAGGAGGTCAAGCAGTTTTTGGATAATTTGGGAGTGGAGTACAGTTATCAATGTTACCGGGAGAAAGACCCTGAAG GTTGTCAGAGATTAGCAGATTATCTAGAGGGTGTTAAAAAGAACTATGAGTCCACCGCCCAGGTTCTCAAGCATAACTGCGAGGTGAATGCACATGGAGAGAGCTGCTATAAACTTGGGTCTTACCATGTCACCGGCAAAG GCGATGTGGCAGAGTGTTTAAAGACGGCATACTCGTGTTTTATGAAGGCGTGTAACACCAATGGAAAGAAGTCAGTGGATGCCTGCCACAATGTAGCTCTGCTCGCCCATGACGGGAGAGCCATGGAAGGGGGAACAGATGCACTGACGGCTCGTCGGTATTATGAAAAGGCATGTGATGGAGGTTTTGCACCCAGCTGTTTCAACCTGAGTGCCCTATTAATCGAGGGATCTCAAGGAGTagacaaaaacatgtcattggCCTTAAAGTACGCTCTGCAGTCCTGTGAGTTGGGCCACGTTTGGGGTTGCTCCAATGCCAGCCGCATGTACAAACTGGGTGATGGGACAGAGAAGGATGATCAGAAAGCGGAGGAACTTAAGAACAGGGCTAAAGAACTCCACGGACAGCAGAAGGAAAGGCAGCTGAAATTTGGGGAGTGA